In Chelonia mydas isolate rCheMyd1 chromosome 10, rCheMyd1.pri.v2, whole genome shotgun sequence, a single window of DNA contains:
- the CYTH3 gene encoding cytohesin-3 isoform X2 yields MDEEGGGGVPDDLSIEEREELLNIRRRKKELIDDIERLKFEIAEVMTEIDNLTSVEESKTTQRNKQIAMGRKKFNMDPKKGIQFLIENDLLQNTPEDIAQFLYKGEGLNKTVIGDYLGERDEFNIKVLQAFVELHEFADLNLVQALRQFLWSFRLPGEAQKIDRMMEAFASRYCLCNPGVFQSTDTCYVLSFAIIMLNTSLHNHNVRDKPTVERFISMNRGINEGGDLPEELLRNLYESIKNEPFKIPEDDGNDLTHTFFNPDREGWLLKLGGRVKTWKRRWFILTDNCLYYFEYTTDKEPRGIIPLENLSIREVEDPRKPNCFELYNPSHKGQVIKACKTEADGRVVEGNHVVYRISAPTPEEKEEWIKSIKASISRDPFYDMLATRKRRIANKK; encoded by the exons TACCGGATGATCTCTCCATAGAAGAAAGAGAAGAACTTTTAAACATTCGTCGCAGGAAAAAAGAACTAATTGATGATATTGAg AGGTTAAAATTTGAAATAGCAGAGGTTATGACAGAAATTGATAATTTGACTAGTGTAGAAGAAAG CAAAACTACACAGAGAAATAAGCAAATAGCTATGGGAAGGAAGAAATTCAACATGGACCCTAAGAAG GGGATCCAGTTTCTTATAGAAAATGACCTGCTGCAGAACACTCCAGAAGACATTGCACAGTTCCTCTATAAAGGGGAAGGACTAAATAAAACTGTAATTGGAGATTACCTTGGTGAGAG agATGAATTTAATATTAAAGTTCTTCAGGCTTTTGTTGAACTCCATGAGTTTGCTGATCTCAATCTTGTACAAGCCTTAAG GCAATTCCTATGGAGTTTCAGACTTCCAGGAGAGGCTCAGAAAATTGATCGTATGATGGAAGCTTTTGCTTCACGCTATTGCCTTTGTAACCCTGGAGTCTTTCAGTCTACAG ATACATGCTATGTGCTATCATTTGCAATCATTATGTTAAATACTAGTCTACACAACCATAATGTAAGAGATAAACCAACAGTGGAGCGGTTTATATCTATGAATCGTGGCATTAATGAAGGTGGGGACCTTCCAGAAGAACTGCTACGG aattTGTATGAAAGTATTAAAAATGAGCCATTTAAAATTCCAGAAGATGACGGGAATGATCTAACACATACATTTTTTAATCCAGACAGAGAAGGTTGGCTACTGAAATTAG GGGGAAGAGTAAAAACATGGAAGCGGAGATGGTTTATTCTGACCGATAATTGCCTGTATTATTTTGAATACACAACA GACAAAGAACCTAGAGGAATTATTCCTTTAGAAAATCTTAGTATAAGAGAAGTTGAGGATCCAAGAAAACCA AACTGCTTTGAGCTCTATAACCCCAGCCATAAAGGTCAAGTAATTAAAGCCTGTAAAACTGAAGCTGATGGTAGAGTGGTAGAAGGCAACCATGTTGTGTACAGGatatctgcccccacccccgaagAGAAGGAAGAGTGGATCAAATCTATTAA AGCAAGTATCAGCAGGGATCCCTTTTATGATATGCTGGCAACAAGAAAGAGAAGAATTGCTAATAAAAAATAG
- the CYTH3 gene encoding cytohesin-3 isoform X1: MDEEGGGGGGVPDDLSIEEREELLNIRRRKKELIDDIERLKFEIAEVMTEIDNLTSVEESKTTQRNKQIAMGRKKFNMDPKKGIQFLIENDLLQNTPEDIAQFLYKGEGLNKTVIGDYLGERDEFNIKVLQAFVELHEFADLNLVQALRQFLWSFRLPGEAQKIDRMMEAFASRYCLCNPGVFQSTDTCYVLSFAIIMLNTSLHNHNVRDKPTVERFISMNRGINEGGDLPEELLRNLYESIKNEPFKIPEDDGNDLTHTFFNPDREGWLLKLGGRVKTWKRRWFILTDNCLYYFEYTTDKEPRGIIPLENLSIREVEDPRKPNCFELYNPSHKGQVIKACKTEADGRVVEGNHVVYRISAPTPEEKEEWIKSIKASISRDPFYDMLATRKRRIANKK, encoded by the exons TACCGGATGATCTCTCCATAGAAGAAAGAGAAGAACTTTTAAACATTCGTCGCAGGAAAAAAGAACTAATTGATGATATTGAg AGGTTAAAATTTGAAATAGCAGAGGTTATGACAGAAATTGATAATTTGACTAGTGTAGAAGAAAG CAAAACTACACAGAGAAATAAGCAAATAGCTATGGGAAGGAAGAAATTCAACATGGACCCTAAGAAG GGGATCCAGTTTCTTATAGAAAATGACCTGCTGCAGAACACTCCAGAAGACATTGCACAGTTCCTCTATAAAGGGGAAGGACTAAATAAAACTGTAATTGGAGATTACCTTGGTGAGAG agATGAATTTAATATTAAAGTTCTTCAGGCTTTTGTTGAACTCCATGAGTTTGCTGATCTCAATCTTGTACAAGCCTTAAG GCAATTCCTATGGAGTTTCAGACTTCCAGGAGAGGCTCAGAAAATTGATCGTATGATGGAAGCTTTTGCTTCACGCTATTGCCTTTGTAACCCTGGAGTCTTTCAGTCTACAG ATACATGCTATGTGCTATCATTTGCAATCATTATGTTAAATACTAGTCTACACAACCATAATGTAAGAGATAAACCAACAGTGGAGCGGTTTATATCTATGAATCGTGGCATTAATGAAGGTGGGGACCTTCCAGAAGAACTGCTACGG aattTGTATGAAAGTATTAAAAATGAGCCATTTAAAATTCCAGAAGATGACGGGAATGATCTAACACATACATTTTTTAATCCAGACAGAGAAGGTTGGCTACTGAAATTAG GGGGAAGAGTAAAAACATGGAAGCGGAGATGGTTTATTCTGACCGATAATTGCCTGTATTATTTTGAATACACAACA GACAAAGAACCTAGAGGAATTATTCCTTTAGAAAATCTTAGTATAAGAGAAGTTGAGGATCCAAGAAAACCA AACTGCTTTGAGCTCTATAACCCCAGCCATAAAGGTCAAGTAATTAAAGCCTGTAAAACTGAAGCTGATGGTAGAGTGGTAGAAGGCAACCATGTTGTGTACAGGatatctgcccccacccccgaagAGAAGGAAGAGTGGATCAAATCTATTAA AGCAAGTATCAGCAGGGATCCCTTTTATGATATGCTGGCAACAAGAAAGAGAAGAATTGCTAATAAAAAATAG